A window of Pecten maximus chromosome 12, xPecMax1.1, whole genome shotgun sequence genomic DNA:
attgtttagtgtcgtctatacttgttttgttttagtattgtttagtgtcgtctatacttggttagttttagtattgtttagtgtcgtctatacttggtttgttttagtattgtttagtgtcgtctatgtttgttttgttttagtattgtttagtgtcgtctatacttggtttgttttagtattgtttagtgtcgtctatacttggtttgtttaagttttgtttagtgtcgtctatacttggtttgtttaagtattgtttagtgtcgtctatacttggtttgttttagttttgtttagtgtcgtctatgCTTGTTTcgttttagtattgtttagtgttgtctatgtttggtttgttttagtattgtttagtgtcgtctatgtttcgtttgttttagtattgtttagtgtcgtctatacttgttttgttttagtattgtttagtgtcgtctatacttggtttgtgttagtattgtttagtgtcgtcttagtttgttttagtattgtttagtgtcgtctatacttgttttgttttagtattgtttagtgtcgtctatacttgttttgttttagtattgtttagtgtcgtctatacttggtttgttttagtattgtttagtgtcgtctatacttgttttgttttagtattgtttagtgtcgtcttagtttgttttagtattgtttagtgtcgtctatgtttggtttgttttagtattgtttagtgtcgtctatacttgttttgttttagtattgtttagtgtcgtctatacttggtttgttttagtattgtttagtgttgtCTTAGTTTGTTtaagtattgtttagtgtcgtctatacttggtttgttttagttttgtttagtgtcgtctatgcttggtttgttttagtattgccTAGTGTCGtctatgtttggtttgttttagtattgtttagtgtcgtctatgtttggtttgttttagtattgtttagtgttgtCTATGCTtcgtttgttttagtattgtttagtgtcgtctatgtttcgtttgttttagtattgtttagtgtcgtctatgCTTGGTTTgctttagtattgtttagtgttgtctatgtttggtttgttttagtattgtttagtgttgtCTATGCTtcgtttgttttagtattgtttagtgtcgtctatgcttggtttgttttagtattgtttagtgtcgtctatgCTTGGTTTgctttagtattgtttagtgtcgtctatgTTTGGTTTgctttagtattgtttagtgtcgtctatgtttggtttgttttagtgttgtttagtgtcgtctatgtttggtttgttttagtattgtttagtgttgtCTATGCTtcgtttgttttagtattgtttagtgtcgtctatgtttcgtttgttttagtattgtttagtgtcgtctatgCTTGGTTTgctttagtattgtttagtgtcgtctatgCTTGGTTTgctttagtattgtttagtgtcgtctatgttttgtttgttttagtattgtttagtgtcgtctatacttggtttgctttagttttgtttagtgtcgtctatacttggtttgttttagtattgtatAGTGTTCtctatacttggtttgttttagtattgtttagagtcgtctatacttggtttgttttagtattgtttagtgttgtCTTAGTTTGTTtaagtattgtttagtgtcgtctatacttagtttgttttagtattgtttagtgtcgtctatacttggtttgttttagtattgtttagtgtcgtttatacttgttttgttttagtattgtttagtgtcgtctatacttggtttgttttagtattgtgtagtgtcgtctatacttggtttgtttgagtattgtttagtgtcgtctatacttggtttgttttagtattgtttagtgtcgtctatacttggtttgttttagtattgtttagtgtcgtctatacttggtttgttttagtattgtttagtgtcgtctgtacttggtttgttttagtattgtttagtgtcgtctttacttggtttgttttagtattgtttagtgtcgtctatacttgttttgttttagtattgtttagtgtcgtctatacttggtttgttttagtattgtttagtgtcgtctatacttggtttgttttagtattgtttagtgttgtcttagtttgttttagtattgtttagtgtcgtctatacttggtttgttttagtattgtgtaGTGTCGTCTATGCTTGTTTcgttttagtattgtttagtgttgtctatgtttggtttgtgttagtattgtttagtgttgtcttagtttgttttagtattgtttagtgtcgtctatacttggtttgttttagtattgtgtaGTGTCGTCTATGCTTGTTTcgttttagtattgtttagtgttgtctatgtttggtttgtgttagtattgtttagtgccgtctatacttggtttgttttagttttgtttagtgtcgtctatacttggtttgttttagtattgtttagtgtcgtctatacttagtttgttttagtattgtttagtgtcgtctatacttggtttgtgttagtattgtttagtgtcgtctatacttggtttgttttagtattgtttagtgtcgtctatgCTTGATTTGTTTTAGAATTGTTTAGTGTTCTCTATACTTGGTTTgtgttagtattgtttagtgttgtCTTAGTttgttttggtattgtttagTATCGTCtatgcttgttttgttttagtattgtttagtgtcgtctatacttggtttgttttagtattgtttagtgtcgtctatacttgttttgttttagtattaTTTAGTGTCGTCTATGCTTGGTTTGTTTAAGTATTGTTTAGCGCcgtcctatcaacagatatatataaGGTCGACCTCTCCTGAGTGCgagatgcatgtgtgtggtgaagGTGTTGGTGTTTGGGGAGACTTCATAGTACCAACTCAATGGAGCATACTGCCCGTAGGAAACCACACCTGGGTTAATGGCAAatatgttaccactgtgtcacgTCATAATTGGGTGAACACCTGAGTGTTCACCCCTTTAGTTATTCGCAAGAAATGACTTCCTGTTAAAAGATTACAGGGCgccgccattttttttttattaattcgATAACCTCTGGAGTAGTCATTACAACAGAGTGATAAGCCAAGAGGAGTTCCAAATAGAAATTGGGGCTCTGTTAGGGGAATTAAACACAATTCCTAAATACCAAGGCGGTACCCGTCATCTGCAGCTGGCTGGACATCTGACGACTGCAGCAACGTGGGATTTAAAAGGACCAATTATACATTCAATGTAAAGCACTGTCAGCTTAGTTTATATTGCAGAACTGTGTTATCTTAAGTTGGTCGGACATTTGACGCCTGCAGCAACGTGGGATTTAAAGGACCAAtcatacatatactgtaaagCACTGTCAGCGTAGTTTATATTGAAGGACAGTTGgtgttgtataattataatataattcatTACGTTTAActgatttatttaattaatcatatttTAATTACTGATCTAATCAAAATTTATCAGCcaaataaataatcaaacaatatttgaaCGAAAATGATCGTGATTGTAAGTAAACCATTTTCTTGATTGacaaatttataattttaaaaaagtgTATTGCCCTTTAGGCCATGACTAACAATGCAGACGAAGATAGTGCCATTGAGTTTGACAGAGAAAAAATGTTTGTAAGGGTCATGGAAGTTGTTCCCATTGAGATAAAGTATGTTTTGAGGGGGACCACTCTAGTGGAATTGGTGTGCAAGAGAAATGTGGATTAGAATTAGATGCAAATATTGAGTGCAACATCCCCACTTCCGCAGTTGATTAGCAAATattgtgtattttttgtattttttcaaaaaaaggggaaaaagtaAAGTATGTTGGATTTAGTCATCTgttcatatatacaaattaataaaattacataACGGTTGTTTGGAAAGCTGAAATACTTCACAACAAATGTCAGATGTCAAAATAAGGCATTGTGGTGAATAAACAGTCGAAAAGGTAAGGAGAAAATACACTTAAATAACACAAAATGACATTCATTTCTTTCATTACACAGCTGTTGTCTTTCTTGGGAGTAGGTAGGGATTGTTTGGGACGTCATTTATTTGCTTTAGAGAGTAACATCAGTAATTTTTGAGAAAACAATGTAATTTTTACaacacaatgatataacaattaGTACTTAACTGTTCCCAAGGTAGATAACTAACGAATATCTATCATCAATACCAGGTAGTATAGTCATGTACACACATTTCAGTGTTCACCTATtgctttctttttttaagaaagCAACTTGTTGTCTTGTTGGTCGGATAGACCATAGCTGTCGTGCAGACAAGGTCACGTGGTTTCAGTGTTTCCGTTGGAAGGGTCACTACTCTTTGTCAAAAACTTCCGATCTAAAGAATGGtccatgtaaaatgatattcgAAATTTTGATACTTGCTTGTCACACGAATCATTGAAGTCTAATTAAATTAGCAATTGTTTGTGTATGTActtacaataaaacaaatgcGAATAAATACAAGCAAAAAAAAACGGCAAATCAGCATATCAATACACCGCTCATGACTTCCGGTTGGTGTAGCTGTGTACCACTACATGTGTGTCGTCTGCTAAAAATTGTCCTATTCTCTTGGTATATTATCCATGTACTTGTGCGTTTAGTAGGACGTTGATAATATTGGTCATACATTATCTGTGGTAATGTTAAAATTAGATAATTCAGTTTAATAAGGTATATTGGTTTTTAGAGTTAGTAATCATGTCATGGGTCTGAAGCGATATTCTCATGTGCTTAACTGTTACATTGTAAACACGTGTCACCGTATACGTACTAGGCCAGCTAGTGTAACACTGTGGGTTTGTTAGGGTGCGTGAATAACTTATGTCAGTGAATTGTATCatgcaaatcttattttcgAAGCCAATACGATCCTGGCTATATGTACAAACTCTGAACTCGTTCTCCACTTTGTAATTTCTATTGCTGTTCACGTATATTACgactttgtatattataatatgtgctaatgggcaatatggcccacagttaatacagaaattgaaattgaaattgaatctGCTTTATCACCTTGAAAAGACATTAATTTCAATTAGGAACACTGTCCCAGAATAACATTCCGGGCTAGTGGTGTcaagatatagaggatatctaacagtgtcttcagtaatatatttggttttactgaagacactgttagatattctgtttatttcattttttatcaacgaaaaccctaccccgtatgctaactaggactacagcgataatttataaacaaaaaaagtagtttcccctgtccaggtgctgacatatatgtcgggctttctgattggtcaattattttggtattttctaatcattaatttgattggtcaaatctgcaaaagtgatatttttcactagtgaaaaatatgatattcttcactagtgaaaaatatcacttttatagaatgaataatttttgatatttcactggtaaaaatgtaataaactcgAGTATGATGTGACTAGATTGAATCAAGGCTACATGAAACTGTTCCTACAGCgacatcaataaaatatataattattgataaagtATTTGTCAATTTAAGAATTCGGTGAATTgctaatattgtttttatttaattatgtattattgATCAGTTAATAAGTTTAtaagtataatgtaataatacaactacatatacatgtattttggtgaaatttgctaggtacagtatacatgtatttgaaccACATGAAAAGCATTAATTCAAATAACAGcaacaatttattaaattgATATGTGCTTATAAAGATAATTCACTAGGATATAAATACTGCATTCTTTATTGTCAATTTAATGCCAAAGGGCAATTGTGAAGCAAAGCATATTTGGAACTAgttgaatattatatacatgtatataaatgatcaATACTGTATTGGATCCTTGAACTTTTAAGGATACTTAGTATATGCATGTTGTTAATAAGGAGAAATTGACCTCAGGGTCAATTACATGGTCAGTGTTATCTGTGACCACCAGAGTCTGGTGATCCCTGCCATTAAGGTATCAGACAGCCAAATGGAGCTACCAAAGGTGTCAGGTATCCCATGCTGATGCGGCCGGACCTTTATCACAGTATCTCATTAGCTGACACCCCATCCATGtcattttaatcattataaTTGCTATGTATGCTTAGACTGGGTGAACAGGCCCTGATAGAGTCAGTCCTGGTGTGGCCTTGGAAGGGGTAACGTGTAAGCTCGATACTCAGGCCATacgtgttaccaatgtctgtagaATACTTATAACTAATACTCAACATTTATACTTAGAACAGTTGTTGCTGgttgtttattattttcagtGCAGCATAGAGGGTAACACGCATAATAATCCGTTTTGATGCATCTCTTGTTGTTGAATCCAATGTCTTGATTATCTATATAACTTTCATTAAATAGAGCAGTCGTTACCATTCATTCCTTACCAGTCTGCCATTTAGAAGTTGAATTGTGAATTTCTTTTACCATAATTCTGAGTGTTGTTCGGAAGTTTTATGAAGTTATATTAACAGCTGAAGTCATTTAAGTCTATCCGACCAACAGGCCTTTCAGGCCTTTGATTTTATTCTTGGCTTTTTTTCTGCAAATGTCACTGAGATTTGTCTTTTCCATGCTTGATTTTGATGTTATTTACTTTGTGAATGATATTGTAATAAACTAATCTGTAATAGAAAAAACAGCATAACTCTTTAGTTAGTATTACTATGCATTTTATTCTACAAAGTAGCACATGAAGTGTGAATGGTAATGACAATGGACCCAACATGGCTGAAATCAGGAGTAGGTGCATGTACATTAGAGATGATCTTGAACGTAAAGAAGAAACCATCCTGAATCCAGGGAAATTGTCAgtttttaaactgtttttttaCCTTAACTTTTGTTTGATATGTCACAGGAATTTCTCTGTAGAGACATTGCTACAGTGTTCTGAGGAAGACGCGAGATGAAATATGTAATAAGAATATTTATCATTGAATGATTTCGACGTTCCTGGCGTCAAGATGGTACCGGATTCTGATAATGTATTCATGGATGTTATAACTCTAGATATTCTATTATAGTTACACCAGTCTCATTTAATTACCCCCATGAcgtttattttcattattcaatttttcaaaatccTGCAAAATTTTGTACTCTCTATCATCAGAAAAATTAATATCCATTCAAATAAATAAACCTGTATTCAAAAAGGTTAAGGTTGATGTCTTTTTGGCATAAAAATTGTATATCTATTGCCAAATTTTACATCACCTTAGTTATATAACTCAAAAGTCTTCCTGACGGGAAACCTAATGGTACATCCGTATTCCACTTTCCTACGAGGCTTTTGTCCATTCCTGTACGCACCGTCATGTTAATTACTCTTTTGATAAATAACGATAAAAGCAAGTATTCACAAGACCAACGGTATTTTATCATGAATGATGATATCTAATTACAAATGTTCGTTGgcaataaatatgaatttatttaattaattacaatgGTTCATGAAATCAAATTTCAATGCAATTTTACTATCAATGTTAGGAATAAAACCAGATGCAATGTGCTTGGTACAGGCCAGTATGTGCATACCACGACAAAATCACCACGATAAAATAAACAAAGCTATATGTACACTTATTGCTCGAGAGAGCTCATCAGCTGTGTGGTATATCATGTGCCATGATGACGTTCTGACCTGCAAGACAAAAAGTTTCTCAGTGCTGTTATATAGTATGTCTTTGTTATTTGAGTTCCACATTTAACCTTACTTCTTAATGCTATAacaattgtatacatgtgttgcACCAGTAAATGATGCTGACATACATGTCAGTTTTTATGGTGATCATACCTATCCTACGTAATGATTTATCGCCAATCGATACAGCTGttacattcaatattttaaGGTGTTGTACAATTGAAGCTATGTTTTTGTAAGAGTAAAAGTTTGTCAGTTAAGACACATTGGTTCTTAGACTGGATGTACAGctagtatacaatgtataacgaCCATATAATGGTTAGATGTGTAGTAATCCATCCAGCAACAAATTTGCGTTTTGATAATCAAATGCAAAATCGTGCAGTTTCTTCCACACATAAAATATTCCATTGACGTTATATGAACTGTGGACTTaacttgtttgtttgtggtgTCCTTGTGAATGAACAACTATCCAATAATATTTCTATTGAAGTGATAACTTCTCTATTTAGAAACCTCGTGTTGCTTCATTCATAGAAGTCTATGACTAAACTGAGGATACACCAAAATTTACTTATTCTTAGAATATACTTGCCCCAAGACGAGACATAAACTGACATCATTCTGGACAATTGAGGAAAGACTAATACTTGGTTTAAAGATAATTATTGAGGATTCAAGAAATACATCTATAGTTCACATGGCGATGCTACTAGGTCAACCTCgataaatcatttgttttatatacaagtaaaatttgaatgtttcttTAACGGCAGTTTTCCATTGTTGTTGTCCTCTTGTTAAATTCCTGTATATATCAAGACATTTGCGTCTGCCATTGACTATCTACACATCCGTAGCTGTGGTGCCATCTTGAGTTGAGTTATATTTTCTACCATTTCCGTTCGTGATAAGTTTCGTCTTTGACCAACCTGGACGATTTTTCGGacaacaattacaaaatattcgGACAAATGTGTCTCGAAATAGCGTGCTCATACTACAATAGAGTACGAAGTTGATAGCGTTGTTACAAAGGGCTACGATATCGAGCACGTCCCCCAAAGGGTTGTAAACAGTGGTCTGTATCGATGGAATGAAGATGATAAGAAGAGTGAGCATGCCCTGTGGAAGTTCAGTGATGAGGAATAGGACCACAACGGCCAGTAACATGCCCGTGGTTCGGTTATGTTCATGATGACGATCCGATTCCTCTTTCTTCCCTTGGTTTTTCAGTGCCATACGCTTCTTATAAGCTTTGTGCATGGCGTAGATAAGCAGCACAGTGAATATGGTCAGCGTAACACACGGGACAAGTTTGACCAGGAGAGCCTGGATATAAAAATttatattactgaccacagaaaACACTCCCTCCTTCCGTACATTTGAATGGTATATGACGTCTGTATACGTGTTACCGTGTACGTCCGTAACGTTATGGAGCGATACCTCCATCGTATTCATCATGAAGTTTGGAATACAAATGATGACGACAGATACGTAAACGACTCCGATAGAAATCTTAGCACGGCGATGACTACACCACATAGACCCCTTGGCTGGGAACCAAATGATGAGGAATCGCATGATGGCCAGTACAATGGTACACCATATCGCCACAGTGTGACAAACTATACTGAAACTGGCGTGGAACAACAGAAAACACATCCAACTGTAACTCCGCGAGGAGAAATAATCCAAATCATTGTCCTTTAAGATATAAAAGTAGGTCACAAAAGGCAGATAATCCAGCATTTTCATGGAATCAGTGACGGCTAGCCACGTGAGGACAATGTTGGTCGTTGTTATCATATTTTTACGCGTAAGTACTACTATATTTGCAACGTTAGCAATGATTCCGAAGACGCAAACGAAGACACTGATGTATCCATGGAGTGGTGCATAGCGTTTGCTGAATACTACTAAGGCAGACACGCCATCGTCTTGTGTATGATTCAGTGCATGATTTGAGGTGGAACCTTCATATGAGTCCAGGGCATTCAGTTCGATCATGTCGTACGGACCCTCTGTTGTATTAGTCATGTAACCGGCCATGGTGATTACCTCGTCACTGATCCGTAAATTGTGTCCCGTCACTGAAGAAGCATCGTAGAGTCTGCAACATCAAggtgatatatattattaatcaaATTCCCTgagatattgatatttactgttAATGGAAATCTAAACTATCATGCCAGAGTAGAATACATGACGCAAAGCAATTTTAAAAGGAAGCATAATATGGTGAATACAGCATATTGATATGCAACATAAATATGACAAcatcatatatcaatataattacaGCTTCAATCTTCAATAAAAACCTTTGCTTTTCAACTTAAATTGTCCAGCTATAACAAAAGGCTGTAAACGTAAACCACGGTATCTGCGGGAACTGGAGTTCCATTGAGTAAATGTTAATTAGGCAGCATATAAGCATTTGTCAATAAATGGATATAAAACTTcactacaaaatgtataaagcTACATAATCTGGCAGCATGACGAACAAACTGCCTTAACGATACACACTATATATGATAGGggcagtatgttataatatatgtacttgatacacactatacatgataggggcagtatgttataatctatgtactggatacacactatacatgataagggcagtatgttataatatatgtactggatacacactatacatgataggggcagtatgttataatatatgtactggatacacactatacatgatAGGGGCAGTATGTTggaatatatatacttgatacacactatacatgataggggcagtatgttataatatatgtactggatacacactatacatgatacgggcagtatgttataatatatgtacttgATACACACAATACATGATAGGGGCAGTATGTTAGAATATATGTACtggatacacactatacatgatAGGGGCAGTatgttataacatatgtactggatacacactatacatgataggggcagtatgttataatatatgttctggatacacactatacatgataggggcagtatgttataatatatgtactggatacacactatacatgataggggcagtatgttataatatatgtacttgatacacactatacatgatAAGGGCAGTATGctataatatatgtactggatacacactatacatgataggggcagtatgttataatatatgtacttgatacacactatacatgatAGGGGCAGTATGTTGGGATAATGTTCtggatacacactatacatgatAGGGGCAGTATGTTAGAATATATGTACtggatacacactatacatgataggggcagtatgtcataatatatgtactggatacacactatacatgataggggcagtatgttataatatatgtacttgatacacactatacatgatAGGGGCAGTATGctataatatatgtactggatacacactatacatgataggggcagtatgttataatatatgtactggatacacactatacatgataggggcagtatgttataatatatgtactggatacacactatacatgataagggcagtatgttataatatatgtactggatacacactatacatgataagggcagtatgttataatatatatactggatacacactatacatgtatatgataggGGCAGTATGTTAGAATATATGTACtggatacacactatacatgtatatgataggGGTAGTATGTTagaatatatatactggatacacactatacatgtatatgataggGGCAGTATGTTAGAATATATGTACtggatacacactatacatgataggggcagtatgttataatatatgtactggatacacactatacatgataagggcagtatgttataatatatgtactggatacacactatacatgataagggcagtatgttataatatatgtactggatacacactatacatgatAGGGGCAGTATGctataatatatgtactggatacacactatacatgataggggcagtatgttataatatatgtacttgatacacactatacatgatAGGGGCAGTATGctataatatatgtactggatacacactatacatgataagggcagtatgttataatatatgtactggatacacactatacatgataagggcagtatgttataatatatatactggatacacactatacatgtatatgataggGGCAGTATGTTAGAATATATGTACtggatacacactatacatgtatatgataggGGCAGTATGTTagaatatatatactggatacacactatacatgtatatgataggGGCAGTATGTTAGAATATATGTACtggatacacactatacatgataggggcagtatgttataatatatgtactggatacacactatacatgataagggcagtatgttataatatatgtactggatacacactatacatgatAGGGGCAGTATGctataatatatgtactggatacacactatacatgataggggcagtatgttataatatttGTACTTGATACACGCTATTCATGATAGGGGCAGTATGctataatatatgtactggatacacactatacatgataagggcagtatgttataatatatatactggatacacactatacatgtatatgataggGGCAGTATGTTAGAATATATGTACtggatacacactatacatgtatatgataggGGCAGTATGTTagaatatatatactggatacacactatacatgtatatgataggGGCAGTATGTTAGAATATATGTACtggatacacactatacatgataggggcagtatgttataatatatgtactggatacacactatacatgataagggcagtatgttataatatatgtactggatacacactatacatgataagggcagtatgttataatatatgtactggatacacactatacatgataagggcagtatgttataatatatgtactggatacacactatacatgatAGGGGCAGTATGctataatatatgtactggatacacactatacatgataggggcagtatgttataatatttGTACTTGATACACGCTATTCATGATAGGGGCAGTATGctataatatatgtactggatacacactatacatgataagggcagtatgttataatatatgtacttgATACACACTATATATGATAGGggcagtatgttataatatatgtactggatacacactatacatgatAGGGGCAGTATGTTAGAATATATGTACtggatacacactatacatgataggggcagtatgtcataatatatgtactggatacacactatacatgataggggcagtatgttataatatatgtacttgatacacactatacatgatAGGGGCAGTATGctataatatatgtactggatacacactatacatgataggggcagtatgttataatatatgtactggatacacactatacatgatagggg
This region includes:
- the LOC117339363 gene encoding sex peptide receptor-like isoform X2: MAGYMTNTTEGPYDMIELNALDSYEGSTSNHALNHTQDDGVSALVVFSKRYAPLHGYISVFVCVFGIIANVANIVVLTRKNMITTTNIVLTWLAVTDSMKMLDYLPFVTYFYILKDNDLDYFSSRSYSWMCFLLFHASFSIVCHTVAIWCTIVLAIMRFLIIWFPAKGSMWCSHRRAKISIGVVYVSVVIICIPNFMMNTMEVSLHNVTDVHGNTYTDVIYHSNVRKEGVFSVVSNINFYIQALLVKLVPCVTLTIFTVLLIYAMHKAYKKRMALKNQGKKEESDRHHEHNRTTGMLLAVVVLFLITELPQGMLTLLIIFIPSIQTTVYNPLGDVLDIVALCNNAINFVLYCSMSTLFRDTFVRIFCNCCPKNRPGWSKTKLITNGNGRKYNSTQDGTTATDV
- the LOC117339363 gene encoding sex peptide receptor-like isoform X1, translating into MHSLQLYDASSVTGHNLRISDEVITMAGYMTNTTEGPYDMIELNALDSYEGSTSNHALNHTQDDGVSALVVFSKRYAPLHGYISVFVCVFGIIANVANIVVLTRKNMITTTNIVLTWLAVTDSMKMLDYLPFVTYFYILKDNDLDYFSSRSYSWMCFLLFHASFSIVCHTVAIWCTIVLAIMRFLIIWFPAKGSMWCSHRRAKISIGVVYVSVVIICIPNFMMNTMEVSLHNVTDVHGNTYTDVIYHSNVRKEGVFSVVSNINFYIQALLVKLVPCVTLTIFTVLLIYAMHKAYKKRMALKNQGKKEESDRHHEHNRTTGMLLAVVVLFLITELPQGMLTLLIIFIPSIQTTVYNPLGDVLDIVALCNNAINFVLYCSMSTLFRDTFVRIFCNCCPKNRPGWSKTKLITNGNGRKYNSTQDGTTATDV